The stretch of DNA AGCAGGGTTCTTAACCGTTTGCGCCCTCCAGGGGACGGAGACATCTTTGTACCCCATGGAAGCGTAACAGTATTTGGAACAACCTCCAGGAGCACCAATAGTCCTGACGATACAGAAGCAACAAGACAAGAGGTTCTTGACCTTCTGGAGCAGGGAAGCCAGCTTATTCCAGACTTAAGAGAAATGCGCTTGATACGAGCCTTTGCAGGCGTAAGGCCCCTTTATCAGCCAGATGGAACAGCTGCCGGCAGGGGTGCTACCAGGGACTTTACATTAATTAACCATGAGGAATTGACAGGGTTAGAAGGGCTGATCTCCCTGGTAGGAGGCAAACTCACCACCTACAGGCTCATGGCCAAGGCAGCGGTAGACCATGTGGCCAACAAACTGGATGTGGATAAACCCTGTATAACCCACAGGGAACAGATTTATGCCCCTATTGTGAGACAGGAGTCAAGTCATGAGAACCGTTTATGCCAGTGCGAAATGGTTACAAAGGAAATGCTTGATAAAGCAGTTGCAGATAAAGAAAAATTTACCTTAAGTGATGTGCGTAGATTGACCAGGCTGGGAATGGGACCTTGTCAGGGAACCTTCTGCACCTTTAGAGCAGCCGGCTACTATCATGAAAGCAGGGGAATTGATGTTACAGAGGCCAACAAGCTCTTAAAAGACCATATCCAGGAGCGTTGGAAGGGGAGCAGACCTGTTCTGTGGGGCGGCCAGGCCCAGGAAGCAGAACTTACAAGGGGAATTTATCTAGGCTTATTAAATCTGGAGAGATTGGATAGTGATGAAAATGACCTATGATGTTGTAATAATTGGAGCAGGCCTGGCAGGATATAGTGCAGCCCTGGCTGCCATAAAAAACAATAAAAAAGTACTTGTAACCGCCAAGGGCCTAGGAAATTTTTATTCTGCCTCGGGTTACATTGATTTTCTTGGCTATTACCCGGCAAACTCCAGGAAGCCTTTACAAAACCCCAAAAACAGCTTAAAGGAACTTATTGGGAATAATCCAAAACATCCCTATAGTCTCATTGGAGAAAAAGCTATAGAAGCGGCCTTTTCTATATTCCTGCAGACCTCAAAGGAAATGGGCCTGCCCTATACAGGGACCATGGATGAAAATGTGCTGATGCCTTCAGCTGCAGGAGCCCTAATTCCAACAAGCCTTTATCCGGTTACAGCAGACAAAAGGGTTACGGAGACCCATGAGCTTTTCGTTGTAGGTATTAAGGAAATGGCAGACTTTTACCCGGCATATGCAGCCCACAACCTGAAAAAGCAGCTAAAAGCCTCCATAAAGCACACATGGGTTGCCCTTGAACTCGGTATAGGCCGGGAGCTAAACAGCTATGATATTGCCCTGGCCATGGAAAAGGCCGAAATAAGACAAAGACTTGTTGACCAGCTAAAGAAAGCTGCAGTTAAGGGAAGCTTGCTTGCCATTCCGGCAGTCCTTGGGGTGAAAGCCAGCCAGGAGACTATAAAGAATATTGAAGAGGAATTAGAATGCAGGGTATTAGAATTCCCAACCCTGCCTCCATCAGTCATGGGCTATCGATTGGCAGAAAACCTTAAAAACTATTTGGAATTACAAGGGGTAGATTTTATTGTGGGTCATCCTGTATCCCATGTGCAATATGACGGTAGAATCTGCAAAGAAATTGGTATTACAACTGGAAGCGGCAGGATTAAAAAGATCAAGGCAAATAGCTTTGTCCTTGCAACAGGTGGTGTCTTAAGTGAGGGGCTCTTTGTATATCCTGGAAAAATCAAAGAAACAGTATTTGGCCTGCCGGTTGGTATGGTTCAAGAAGCTGTCCCCGAAAACTTTTTTAATATGGATGAATTTTCTATTTCATATGCGGGAGTAATGACAAATGAAAAGCTCCAGCCGGTTAAACCAGGTACACAAGAAGTATTATATGAGAATATTTATATAGCTGGAGCCACCCTGGCAGGCTACGACCCCTTTATAGAAAAAAGCGGTAATGGAGTGGCCCTGGCCAGCGGCTATAAGGCCGGGCTAATGGCTGTCACAGGGAGGGATACAGATGAGTAAAGCCCACGAGGGAAATCTTGACCATTGTTTGAAATGCAGCACCTGCCATACCCAATGCCCCGTAGTGGCCAATTATATGAAGTATCCAGGACCTAAATATTTAGGTCCAGAGCTGGAAAGACTCCGTTTGGCAAGGGGAGAAAAGGAACCCCTAAAAATTGACGACAGCCTGGCCTATTGTACAAACTGCAAAAGGTGTGACATTGCCTGTCCCCATGGTGTCAAGCCATCCTTTTATAATCTGAAAAATAAGGCCAGGGTAAAGGCAAGGGCTTCTGAAAGGCTTAGGGATTGGATTTTGGCCCATAATGTATGGTGGGGGAAAATGGCAAGCAAGGTTCCGAATCTGAGCAATTTTGCCTTGAAGCTGCCTGTTATTAAATATGCAATGGGTGTCATGGGCATAGCCCCTAGAGACTTCCCGGAATACAGGAAACAAAAGCTTAGAATAGACAACAAACAAAACCTGCACATTAAAGAAAGTCAAGGGATTCCAGAGGATAAAAAGGTTTTGTATTATCCTGGCTGCTATGCAAGCTTTAACGAGCCGGAGATTATCCAGGCAGCAATAGATATCCTGGAAAGGCATGGATATATAGTTGAAATAGCTCCAACCCAGTGCTGCGGAACTCCCATATTCAGCAATGGATTTTTGGATGAAACCAGGGAGCTTGCTAAAAAGAATATAGATGTTTTCTTAAACTATACTCAAAAAGGTTATAAAATTGTAACCACATGTCCCAGCTGCGGCCTTGCCATCAAGGATGAGTACAGGGATCTAGTGCCCGGAGAAAAAGCAGAACAGGCAGCAAAAAATGTTTGGGAGTTGTTTGAGCTTCTTGAGGAAGAGGAGGTTCTGCATTTCAAGGGTACTCAGGAAAAAGAGAATCAGGCTAAAATACCAAAGGCCTTTTACCACGTGCCCTGTCATTTAAGGGTACAGGGCATGGGCTATCCGGGAGTAAGCATTTTAAGAAAATATGCAGTGGATAATTTAATTCTAGAGGACAGCTACTGCTGCGGCCTTTCAGGAACCTACGGCTTTAAAAAGGAAAAGTATGAGCTGTCAAAGGCGATTGGCAGTCCACTTTTCGAGGCAATTAAGGCTTCTGGTGCACCCCTGGTCATAACTGACTGTGGAACATGTAAGCTGCAGATAGAGCAGATTGCCGGGGTTCCTGTAAAACATACTGCCCTGGTGCTGAGAGAGTATTTAGAGTCAGTGGATGAAACACCTAACATCTAACCAAAAGGGATATCCATTTGAGGTTGCTTTGCCTTTATCATTGCCTATCCCACGGGGTAATTTGAAAAGGCGTTGACCTTAACAAAATAGCTTCTTGGCTTCCTCTAACCTGTATTGGTTTAGACATTTCTCCATACTTTCAATAATCTCGGGAACCTCTTCAGTATCAGCCTTGAAGGTGTGGGTAGCTGCTCTGCTTACTTCCTTTTCAGCCTCGCCCAGCTCATTTAAAAACTCAACAAATTTATCATAGGATTTGTAGTAATTTACTACCAGCTGCCCATAATTATTACCATCAGATGTTAATAGTGCCAGGTAATGCTCACAAAGGAGTTTGATTTCCTTGATTTGCTTTTCAAAGATGTTCAGAACCCTGGCATCAGGGTTAGGTTTGTTTTTAACAATTCTTTCAACCTCTAAAGCTGCAGCCTCCTTAGTCATTTCTTTAGTATATATTTTATAAGCTATGTCTAGTGCGATTTTTTTGGTATAGAGATAGCCTTCGCTAAATGCCCTTGAGGTTTCCTTGTATTTGGAATACCGCTGCATATAGGGAACAAAAACTATAGGTATAAGAATCATCCATACAGATATTTCGGGCTTTTCAACTACCTGGGAAGTCACCTCCCATGAGGTTTTCCTTTCATAAGATAGAATGCTGTTATACTTTGGATCTGTAATGGTAACGCCTTTACCAGCCATGCTGCAACCTCCATTTCAAATGATCTACTGGTTACATTATATACATTATTTATTATATATCAAATATATATCAAACATCTAAAACAGAAAACTCTCCTAGGCATATCTAGGAGAGTTTCTACATAACCTAATTACTTTACTTTAACTGCCTTAGTCTAATCACTTTTATCCGTTCCTGGGGTATATTGCAGTGTATGTCTTACCCGTGGTTCAATTTCCCGCATTTGTTCAACGAAAATATAAAACCAGGCTCCAGCTTCGATTTTCTCATCAATTATAACCTGATGAGCCTCTGAAAACCCTGCAAGCTGGGACAAAAAGGGCAGACCCACTGCAACGAAGAAGTATAGTAATACTAAACCTAGTATTAGTAATGATAACCTGTTAACCTTGCTCCATTTATTGCTTTGTTTTTTTGATAAAGCCCTGCTTAGTGCATGCATTTTATTACCCCCATGGCAAAACAGATTATCTAGCTTACTACCTTGTACTATATTAATTTAGCATATTTTGATTATCTCATCAAGCTCTCAGTAATTCCTGGGAATACCACGAAGAACATGATGTATGCTACGGTTAATGTCAACAAGATGTTGAAGCTCTGACCACATACATATAGGATAACAGGCTTTCCACCCTTGAAGTACTTGGTAAGCTCACGGAAGTTAGTTGATAAACCTATACTGGCAAAGGCTAAAGCAAATAACCAACGCTGAAGGTTGCCAACGAAGCCGCTGATACCATCATCAATCAGAACTTTGGCACTTTCATTGCCCATAGATGCATAGATGATTGAGAAAACGATGGAAGCTCCAATGAAACCAAGAACGAACTTTGGAAAACGATTCCAAATCTCACGTAGTGCACCCTTAAAGCTTAGATCGGCTTCATCTTTTCTTGAAGTATCAACCTTTAGACACCAGTAAGCTGCTATACCAAATGCCATTAAACCGATTAAGATATTCTGGATCATTTTAATGGTGGCTGCAACGTCCCTGGCAGTAGATCCAAGAATTTCACCTGCAGCAACAACGGCACCTGTGGAGTCAATTGTTCCACCAATCCATGCACCACCTAGTACTGGGTGTAGACCTAAGAACTTTATAACCATTGGGAGAACAACCATCATGACAGCTGTAAATAGAATAGAGATACCAACAGCCAGGGTTAACTCTTCCTTCTTGGCCCTACTAGCTGCAGCTGCTGCAATAGCCGCTGACACACCACTAACTGACATGTCTGCTGATACAGTAATGTTTAAGGTCTTAGATTCGATTTTAAGAACCTTTTGGCCAAACCAGAAGGTAGTGATTAAAACAACTGGAGTAACAAACCAGGTTACAAATATTCCGGGGATACCTATTAGAAGAATTTTGTTCATTAAGATTGTAGAGCCTAACAGAACAAGGCCTGTCTTAATATAATACTCTGTTTGTACTGCCGGCATAATCCACTTTGGTGTACCAACTGTGTTACTTACAAGGAAGCCAAGAACTATGGCCCATAACACATACTCCAGACCCCAGGCATTTGAGAACTCATGGGCTGCCAGGAAGAAGGATAGGGTTGCTACAACGAAAACAGCTGGAAAAGCAACTAAAAACTGTGTTGCTGAACGGCCCATAAAACGAGTTCCAATTGCAAAGAAAAGTGCCAAGAATATCATTAAGGGAATCATTGTAGTTAAGTGGTTGTATGGTTTAGTTTCCGCTCTGCCCTTTGCACTGGATTCTGCAGATCTGGCAGAACGCCACTCACTAATTTTTGTTTGTGCCTCAGCATTTAAAGCAGTATCTTGGAAATTAGCTGCTGCTGCCGCTGCTTCTGCAGCTATAGCTGCTTCCTTGGCTGCTTCCAGGGAAGCCTTGGCTTCTTCATGCTTTGCAATGTTAGCATCTCTTATAGCCTGTGCCTCTGCAGGACTTCTAAAAAAAGATTGTAAAGGATTATCGCTCCATCTTCCTGGACGGGTAAAATATTTATTAATATCTCTAGCTAAAGGTGTGTTGCTGCCTCTTAAGCTTGTTTTGGCATCATTGGCTTGATGCCAGGCAACTGTTTTAAAGGGTGCTTTTTCAGCCTCGGCCTGCATGGTAGCGTTGCTTTCGGCAATTATTTGGTTCATGTTAGCCGGAGGATTACCAAAAAATACAAACATACCTACTATAAGAATAATGACACCCAACCAAATTGCCCAGTAATCTTCATGCTTAATCAAAAAAGAATAATCTTTTTTCGGGCTTGACATCTAATATACCTCCTAAGTTGTAGAAATTTGATTTGTTCTTATTTGCACATTCACATTCATTAAAAGTTTAAATTTTCATGAACACCTCCCTAATAAGTTAAAATATTTATCCAAAATGGCTGACTACCACTACCCTCGCAATAGATTTAAGGGTGGGAGAGAAGTGGCGCTTTAAGCCCGGATAACGCGAAAAATCCATTAAAAAAATGTAAGATTACTAACAAAATTGAAATAGTGTTAGGCCACAGTGCATTATTAGATTAAGCTCACTTATTAAAGAAGACATGGCGAATTTTAAGATAAGCTTTTCTTATGGCATAATAACAATTTCAATATTTAATAGGTTTATGATATGTATTAGACATTGTTATGACATTTCCTGCATGATTTCTAACTTCAGTTATTGTCAATTTAAAACATATCTATAAGAAAATTTAATGCATGTATAAATATTAATTATCTTTCGTGCAACAGCAACAAGATTTTCCATGGAATTATAGCAGGCCTGATAGTATAAAAAATCGCTCTCCTATATATAGAAGAGCGATTTTTAATTTTAACTAATCACTTTTATCCGTTCCTGGGGTATATTGCAATGTATGTCTTACCCGTGGTTCAATTTCCCGCATTTGTTCAACGAAAATATAAAACCATGCTCCAGCTTCGATTTTCTCATCAATTATAACCTGATGGGCTTCTGAAAACCCTACAAGCTGGGACAAAAAGGGCAGACCCACTGCAACGAAGAAGTATAGTAATACTAAACCTAGTATTAGTAATGATAACCTGTTAAACTTGCTCCATCTATTGCTTTGTTTTTTTGATAAAGCTGTGCTTAGCGTATGCAATTCTAACCCTCCATGGCAAAACAGATTATCCAGCTTACTAACTTATATCCTACTAAGGAATTACTTCATCAAGCTCTCAGTGATTCCTGGGAATACTACGAAGAACATGATGTATGCAACTGTTAATGTTAAGATGATGTTAAAGGACTGACCGCATACATATAGGATAACCGGCTTTCCACCCTTGAAGTACTTGGTAAGCTCACGGAAGTTAGTTGATAAACCTATACTGGCAAAGGCTAAAGCAAATAACCAGCGCTGAAGGCTGCCAACAAAGCCGCTGATACCATCATCAATCAAAACCTTGGCACTTTCATTGCCCATAGATGCATAGACGATTGAGAAAACAATGGAAGCTCCAATGAAACCAAGAACAAACTTTGGAAAACGATTCCAGATCTCACGTAGTGCACCCTTAAAGCTTAGATCGGCTTCATCTCTTCTTGAAGTATCAACCTTCAAGCACCAGTAAGCTGCTATACAAAATGCCATTAAACCAATTAAGATATTCTGGATCATTTTTATGGTGGCTGCAACGTCCCTGGCAGTAGAACCAAGGATTTCACCTGCAGCAACAACGGCACCTGTGGAGTCAATTGTTCCACCAATCCATGCACCACCTAGTACTGGGTGTAATCCTAGGAATTTAATAAACATTGGGAGAACAACCATCATAATAGCTGTAAAGAGAATAGAGATACCAACAGCCAGGGTTAACTCTTCCTTCTTGGCCCTACTAGCTGCAGCTGCTGCAATAGCCGCGGACACACCACTAACTGACATGTCGGCTGAGATAGTAATGTTTAGGGTTTTAGATTCCATTTTAAGAACCTTTTGACCAAACCAGAAGGTAGTGATTAAAACAACGGGAGTAACAAACCAGGTTACAAATATACCAGGTATACCTATTAAAAGGATCTTGTTCATTAAGATTGTGGAACCTAGCAGAACAAGGCCCGTTTTAATGTAGTACTCAGTTTGAACCGCCGGCATAATCCACTTTGGCGTACCAATTGTGTTACTCACAAGGAAGCCAATAACAATGGCCCATAACACATACTCTAAACCCCAGGCATTTGAGAACTCATGAGCTGCCAGGAAGAAGGATAGGGTAGCTACAATAAAGACAGCTGGGAAGCCTATTAAAAATCCTTTTACTGAACGGCCCATAAAATGAGTTCCTATAGCAAAATACAGACCTAGAATTATCATCAAGGGTATTATTGTATTTAAATGATTGTATGGCTTGGTTTCCGCTCTGCCCTTTGCACTGGATTCTGCAGATCTGGCAGAACGCCACTCACTAATTTTTGTTTGTGCCTCTGCGTTTAAAGCTGCATCCTGGAAGTTAGCTGCTGCCGCAGCTGCCTCTGCAGCTATTGCTGCTTCCTTGGCCGCTTCCAGGGCAGCCTTGGCCTCCTCGTGCTTTGCTATGTTAGCATCTCGTATGGCCTTTGCTTCAGCGGGACTCCTATAAAAAGATTGTAAAGGATTATCACTCCATCTTCCTGGACGGGTAAAATATTTATTAATGCTTTTTGCTAAATCTGTGTTACTTCCTCTCAAACTTGTTTTTGCATCGTTGGCCTGATGCCATGCAATTGTTTTAAAGGGTGCTTTTTCGGCCTCTGCCTTCATTGTGGCATTGCTTTCGGCAATTATTTGGTTCATATTTGCGGGTGGATTACCAAAAAAGATAAACATACCAAACAGTAAAATAATAACACCTAACCAAATTGCCCAGTAATCTTCAAATTTCCACAAGTAGGAATAATCCTTTTTAGGGCTAGTCAACTTATCACACCTCCAATTTGTTTTAACCATATACATTAATTACTAAAATTACTAACATGACAACTAAACAGCACTATTTTAGAATTTTTTTTGGCCACCACCTCCTGCATGTAACCCATTTCACATAATGAATTAATAAAAAGAAGCAAGTAATGACGAATAATTCAGAAGAGGGTTACTATAATCATATGAAATAATGGTATAAGTATAACTAATGGTAGATATTAGACATTAGAGTTAAAATATCCTGCATAATAAGGGTAGGGAGGAACAAAAAATTATCAATAATTCAAATAGCAACAATAAAAAATACTTATACATAGACGTGGTGTATAGATATAAAAAATCTAGCAGGAAAAATCATCCTGCTAGATTTTTAGTCAGCTCAGCAGCAAAAAATATCTGAAAAATTTTGGGAATTGGCAGGACTTGCTCATGCCTCTTACTTTATACCTCTTGTTTCCTGCTGGACCAGGGTGGGAATAAGTGCTCCACCACGTGATGTGGTTATTATATCAATAGTTGAAACACGGGTATAAAAGCCCTTAAGCTTACCATTAAAAAGATAGGGGCTGAGGTTGATCTTGAGTTTTTCAACGGCTCCCTGGGATGTGACAAATTCCTCCTCAGGAACCTGTATTAATTCCTGGGCAATATAATTTATATCCACATTGCTTTCAATGATGGCCTGCCATTCTTCCAAAGAACAGTCCTTGCCCATGTATAAGCCCTGGCTTCCATAGGAATTATGAGGTTTAACAAGGTAGACCTCCCTTTTAGAAAGAAGCTCAGTATGAAAAGTCCTGTCATTTGATAAAAGCCTTCTGGTTTTTGGTAGATGGGTTTTTAAAAACTCCATTTCCTCATGGGAAAAGAATTTTTTTGCTGTCTCAGAGGTTAAGAATGTAAATACGAGTTTGCTGTGTGCCGCTTCTGACCTAAATGAGCCAACCATACAGAAGGCATTATTTTTGTATGCCTCAATAAACTCCTGTACTTCATCATATCTTTCTAGAATGTCCGATGTAACTGCTCTCCTGTATACCAAATCAATTCTTTTTTCACCACACCAGAGCTTATTCCTTCTAAAACACAGGCTTCTAATATCGCATATTATTGTATCATAGCCTTCCTTCATAAAAGCATCTCTTAAGGCCTCAAACTCGGCAATTGTTGCCCTGTCCATGAAATCCACTATTGCAATAGTCGGTTTGTTTGAACCGTCAAATGAACTATAGGCTTCGAGGAGAGAATTAAGAAGGGCCTTTCTCAATTCACACTGCATAAGTGAGTACTTTTTCAACAGATGCCCTCCCATTTCAGTATTTAAAAAGCATTCCTCCATGGTATTTGTTTCGTTCATACCACTTGTTCCATCAGTATTAAACTCACAAAAATGAAGAGAACTGCTTCCATCATAGAAGGCATCAAAGCGGGTTATGGGAATGTTAATTGGATATTTTGGGTCAATCTGTAAAAGCTCATCCAGTTCTGCTGGAAAATCAAAAAAAGCTCTAACCTCTTTATCTGTAAGCAGGAGCCTTGCAGTTTTCTCCAGGATACTCCAAAGAGTTTCCGTCTTTTCTTTAATCCAATTAAACTCCGAAGTTGATAAAATATATGGATGAAAAAAACTCTTAATAACAGCGTCATTGATTTTGGCCGAGCTTTTTTCAAGGCAGGAGAAATACAAGTCTTTATTTTCACTGTAAAAGTCAGGTTTTTCATTACTAATGGCTAATATATGATTTAGAAAATTTTTCCTTAAATACTCATCCCGATAAATAATTGGCATGAACTAATCCCCCTGAATAGTTATTTCATCCTTGATCTTAAGCAAATCCCTGCCCTTTTTTTCCCATAAATCCAATAAGACCTCAGCAGGACATTTTTTCCTTTCCATTAAAAGCTCTTCAACTGGTTGGATATTTTCCAGATCAGCTTCCTCTGCCAGTATACCTTCCTTTACCAGCCCTTTTAAGCCGGCCTTTCCAGCTTGAAATACCTCCTGGCATAAATCCAGGAGCTTGCCCTGGCCAAGGCTTGTGGACAGACTAGTTTTGTGTGAGTTATAGTGAAGGTCAAGGATATCATCCGCAGACCACCTTGAAAAATAATCCAATAAGCTCCTGCGTGTTGCATTATGATAGAACAGACCCCTTATTATAGATGGGATGCTTGGAAGCAATCTGGGATGCTGTGCATCTATTACCCTAATCTCAATGTATTTTTGTTTAAGTCTTGTCTCAAAGAAAGCAAAAGAAAGATGGGTTGCAAAATCATCCATATAGACAGGTTCTATTTCCATGTACTGTCTCATGGTTATCCCATGCATGGGAATAGATTTGCCTTCCTTCTGGAGAAGTATTATTGGCATATCTAATAAAACCTTCACATAGTCCATGAAGGAAAAATCCCCTTGAAAGCTTTCCCTGACTATCCCGCATCTATCATTATCTGTATGCTCCCAGATGTATCCCCTAAAATCTAAATAATCACTATATGTACCCTGTTTAAAGGGTGAATTGGAATAAATGGACTGAAGCACAGGGGCAAGATAACTGTTCAGTCTAAACTTCTCACTAAAATCCCGTTCATCTTCATAGTCTATATTAACCTGAACACTGCTGGTAAGCTTCATCATGTGATGGGCAAGCTTCCCCTTATCTAAAAAATACCTGGACATGATATTGTAGCGGCTCTTGGGAAGCCATTCAACGCTGTCAAGTGAGCTGACCGGCTGGTATCCCATGGGCAGCAAGAGGATGTTTTTGGGTGAACAAACATGGAGAAGATCCTGATAAAATTTAGTA from Desulfitibacter alkalitolerans DSM 16504 encodes:
- a CDS encoding NF038143 family protein translates to MAGKGVTITDPKYNSILSYERKTSWEVTSQVVEKPEISVWMILIPIVFVPYMQRYSKYKETSRAFSEGYLYTKKIALDIAYKIYTKEMTKEAAALEVERIVKNKPNPDARVLNIFEKQIKEIKLLCEHYLALLTSDGNNYGQLVVNYYKSYDKFVEFLNELGEAEKEVSRAATHTFKADTEEVPEIIESMEKCLNQYRLEEAKKLFC
- a CDS encoding glutamate--cysteine ligase, encoding MTLNREQVHSIKQLENYFSKATTPREKWRTGLECEIFAVKGDTLNSVPYTGSHGIEGILTDLIEQCNWMPVHENEKLLGLRKGSSNITLEPGGQIELSGIPQEKTQSCVDEYTKFYQDLLHVCSPKNILLLPMGYQPVSSLDSVEWLPKSRYNIMSRYFLDKGKLAHHMMKLTSSVQVNIDYEDERDFSEKFRLNSYLAPVLQSIYSNSPFKQGTYSDYLDFRGYIWEHTDNDRCGIVRESFQGDFSFMDYVKVLLDMPIILLQKEGKSIPMHGITMRQYMEIEPVYMDDFATHLSFAFFETRLKQKYIEIRVIDAQHPRLLPSIPSIIRGLFYHNATRRSLLDYFSRWSADDILDLHYNSHKTSLSTSLGQGKLLDLCQEVFQAGKAGLKGLVKEGILAEEADLENIQPVEELLMERKKCPAEVLLDLWEKKGRDLLKIKDEITIQGD
- a CDS encoding YeiH family protein, which translates into the protein MSSPKKDYSFLIKHEDYWAIWLGVIILIVGMFVFFGNPPANMNQIIAESNATMQAEAEKAPFKTVAWHQANDAKTSLRGSNTPLARDINKYFTRPGRWSDNPLQSFFRSPAEAQAIRDANIAKHEEAKASLEAAKEAAIAAEAAAAAANFQDTALNAEAQTKISEWRSARSAESSAKGRAETKPYNHLTTMIPLMIFLALFFAIGTRFMGRSATQFLVAFPAVFVVATLSFFLAAHEFSNAWGLEYVLWAIVLGFLVSNTVGTPKWIMPAVQTEYYIKTGLVLLGSTILMNKILLIGIPGIFVTWFVTPVVLITTFWFGQKVLKIESKTLNITVSADMSVSGVSAAIAAAAASRAKKEELTLAVGISILFTAVMMVVLPMVIKFLGLHPVLGGAWIGGTIDSTGAVVAAGEILGSTARDVAATIKMIQNILIGLMAFGIAAYWCLKVDTSRKDEADLSFKGALREIWNRFPKFVLGFIGASIVFSIIYASMGNESAKVLIDDGISGFVGNLQRWLFALAFASIGLSTNFRELTKYFKGGKPVILYVCGQSFNILLTLTVAYIMFFVVFPGITESLMR
- the glpA gene encoding anaerobic glycerol-3-phosphate dehydrogenase subunit GlpA translates to MNKKVQVVVIGGGATGTGVLRDLALRGIDCLLVEQNDLATGTSGRFHGLLHSGARYVVKDLNSGKECIEENKILKEIAPSCIEDTGGMFIAAKEDDPGYITKWLEGCKAAGISTKEISPADLKDQEPALTTEVKKAYLVPDAAVDGFTLAAANVLSAKKLGAQAKTYTRVTGFKIENNRVKGVFIKEKYTGQEEYVECAYVINAAGAWAGQVAEHAGQKLNISPDKGVLVIFNHRITSRVLNRLRPPGDGDIFVPHGSVTVFGTTSRSTNSPDDTEATRQEVLDLLEQGSQLIPDLREMRLIRAFAGVRPLYQPDGTAAGRGATRDFTLINHEELTGLEGLISLVGGKLTTYRLMAKAAVDHVANKLDVDKPCITHREQIYAPIVRQESSHENRLCQCEMVTKEMLDKAVADKEKFTLSDVRRLTRLGMGPCQGTFCTFRAAGYYHESRGIDVTEANKLLKDHIQERWKGSRPVLWGGQAQEAELTRGIYLGLLNLERLDSDENDL
- the glpB gene encoding anaerobic glycerol-3-phosphate dehydrogenase subunit GlpB — encoded protein: MKMTYDVVIIGAGLAGYSAALAAIKNNKKVLVTAKGLGNFYSASGYIDFLGYYPANSRKPLQNPKNSLKELIGNNPKHPYSLIGEKAIEAAFSIFLQTSKEMGLPYTGTMDENVLMPSAAGALIPTSLYPVTADKRVTETHELFVVGIKEMADFYPAYAAHNLKKQLKASIKHTWVALELGIGRELNSYDIALAMEKAEIRQRLVDQLKKAAVKGSLLAIPAVLGVKASQETIKNIEEELECRVLEFPTLPPSVMGYRLAENLKNYLELQGVDFIVGHPVSHVQYDGRICKEIGITTGSGRIKKIKANSFVLATGGVLSEGLFVYPGKIKETVFGLPVGMVQEAVPENFFNMDEFSISYAGVMTNEKLQPVKPGTQEVLYENIYIAGATLAGYDPFIEKSGNGVALASGYKAGLMAVTGRDTDE
- a CDS encoding putative sulfate exporter family transporter — translated: MVKTNWRCDKLTSPKKDYSYLWKFEDYWAIWLGVIILLFGMFIFFGNPPANMNQIIAESNATMKAEAEKAPFKTIAWHQANDAKTSLRGSNTDLAKSINKYFTRPGRWSDNPLQSFYRSPAEAKAIRDANIAKHEEAKAALEAAKEAAIAAEAAAAAANFQDAALNAEAQTKISEWRSARSAESSAKGRAETKPYNHLNTIIPLMIILGLYFAIGTHFMGRSVKGFLIGFPAVFIVATLSFFLAAHEFSNAWGLEYVLWAIVIGFLVSNTIGTPKWIMPAVQTEYYIKTGLVLLGSTILMNKILLIGIPGIFVTWFVTPVVLITTFWFGQKVLKMESKTLNITISADMSVSGVSAAIAAAAASRAKKEELTLAVGISILFTAIMMVVLPMFIKFLGLHPVLGGAWIGGTIDSTGAVVAAGEILGSTARDVAATIKMIQNILIGLMAFCIAAYWCLKVDTSRRDEADLSFKGALREIWNRFPKFVLGFIGASIVFSIVYASMGNESAKVLIDDGISGFVGSLQRWLFALAFASIGLSTNFRELTKYFKGGKPVILYVCGQSFNIILTLTVAYIMFFVVFPGITESLMK
- a CDS encoding anaerobic glycerol-3-phosphate dehydrogenase subunit C translates to MSKAHEGNLDHCLKCSTCHTQCPVVANYMKYPGPKYLGPELERLRLARGEKEPLKIDDSLAYCTNCKRCDIACPHGVKPSFYNLKNKARVKARASERLRDWILAHNVWWGKMASKVPNLSNFALKLPVIKYAMGVMGIAPRDFPEYRKQKLRIDNKQNLHIKESQGIPEDKKVLYYPGCYASFNEPEIIQAAIDILERHGYIVEIAPTQCCGTPIFSNGFLDETRELAKKNIDVFLNYTQKGYKIVTTCPSCGLAIKDEYRDLVPGEKAEQAAKNVWELFELLEEEEVLHFKGTQEKENQAKIPKAFYHVPCHLRVQGMGYPGVSILRKYAVDNLILEDSYCCGLSGTYGFKKEKYELSKAIGSPLFEAIKASGAPLVITDCGTCKLQIEQIAGVPVKHTALVLREYLESVDETPNI
- a CDS encoding glutathionylspermidine synthase family protein, translated to MPIIYRDEYLRKNFLNHILAISNEKPDFYSENKDLYFSCLEKSSAKINDAVIKSFFHPYILSTSEFNWIKEKTETLWSILEKTARLLLTDKEVRAFFDFPAELDELLQIDPKYPINIPITRFDAFYDGSSSLHFCEFNTDGTSGMNETNTMEECFLNTEMGGHLLKKYSLMQCELRKALLNSLLEAYSSFDGSNKPTIAIVDFMDRATIAEFEALRDAFMKEGYDTIICDIRSLCFRRNKLWCGEKRIDLVYRRAVTSDILERYDEVQEFIEAYKNNAFCMVGSFRSEAAHSKLVFTFLTSETAKKFFSHEEMEFLKTHLPKTRRLLSNDRTFHTELLSKREVYLVKPHNSYGSQGLYMGKDCSLEEWQAIIESNVDINYIAQELIQVPEEEFVTSQGAVEKLKINLSPYLFNGKLKGFYTRVSTIDIITTSRGGALIPTLVQQETRGIK